ATTGCCATGCTTCAGGCGGTAAATGATGAAGGGTAGATGGGCGAAGGGCTTATAATCAAATCATTTATTTCATCAGTAACATTTTTTTCATAATGCTTTGATTCCCCATAGTAAGCAGCGAAATATATACTCCCGAAGACACCGATCTGCCCGAATCATCTCTTCCATCCCAGAGTACTGTGCATTTCCCCGCTGAAACTTGCATAGAAAGAAGTCTTCGCACAATACGTCCCATAATGTCGTATACGTCCAATGTCACGTTGCCGGGCGAGGGAAGGATGAATTCAATAGTCGTTGAGGGATTAAAGGGATTAGGGTAGATTCCGGTTATCGCCGCTGCTTTCGGGGGAACATTTCCGGAAGAAACAATTGTCGGGGTCTCCTCAGACTCGCGGAAGCTTACCGCGCCGATATTTTTTGAACCGAGCCATTTCACTCCATCGTTGTCGATTGCGATAGATAGATACCCGCCGTTGCCGGACCATTGGGAGTTGTATGTTTTCCATGATATGCCATCAAAGGAATAGACAGCCGAATCCGTCTCGTCGACAATCCATTTTACATTATCCCGGTCGACCGCGATACCGGTAACCGCGCTCCAAACCGGCATAACTCCGGGAGTGTACGACCAGGCCTTCCAGACCCTGCCGTCAAAGCAAGACAAACCACGGTCAGAGTTCACAACTGTTCCCGTGCCCAACCATACAATATTGTTTTTGTCTACTGCAATTGTTCGTACATGATCCCCTGAAAGGCCGTCCGAGGAGGTGAAATGTCTCCATGTTTTCCCATCGAAAGAAAGCACCCCATACCCGTTTGAGCCGAACCATTTCACATTCCCCTGATCCACCGCAAGAGAATTGATAGGGTTACCCCCCATGCTTTTGATAACTTCGTTATACGACGTCCACCGTAAACCGTCAAATGAACACGCCCCCTGATCCGTGCCGAACCAGAGAATCCCGTCATCGTCCTCGGCGGCGGCATAAACTGCTCCTCCCGGCAAACCATCGGCGGTCGTGTAGTTTTTCCACAATGCGCCATCAAGACAGGAGACTCCCGTATTTGTACAGAACCAACTACGGTTTTGGCTGTCAACCATGATGGAATTCCCAGCCTGTGTAATCGGGCCTTCAGGGTACTTTTTCCATGATGTTCCGTCAAAAGAGGATAATGAGTTTTCATTCGATGTGGCGAACCATTTTACATTATTTTTGTCAACCACCACTGAATTGACCACATTCCCGCCAATTCCCGGCAGGGTAATCGTTTTCCATGTTGTTCCGTCAAAGCTGGTCAGGCCGTTCTTGTCGGTATATTCCCCCTGCGCCCCGGTCGATAGCCAGATGACTCCTTTCTCATCCGCGAGCACCGTACGCACTGTTGTGTAACCGTCCATCACATCACCCGGAATACCGCTGTTGCTCCTGTCGTAGAGTTTCCAGGCGGCGCCGTCGAATGAGATCAGCCCTCTGTCCGAACCAAACCATTTCACTTCCCTTGGATCGATTGTCAATCCTGTAAGAGAAAGCGGGGGTATATCTTTCCCCAAAGGATAGGTCTTCCATACCGTGCCGTCAAATGAATTCAAAGAACGGGCAGAGGACACCCAGAGGGTTCCCTTCTCATCCAGCGCAAGCGCATTGACATAGTCAGATGCAAGAACTCTGAAATAGTCAGAAGAAAACTCGCTTTTAACATCCCGGTAAATAGTCCATTTTGTCCCGTTATAACTCCACAACCCTGCGCCGTTTGTTCCATACCAGACAATGTTGTTCCGGTCAACCACTACTCCCGAAGTTGCACAGTTAACAAATCCTTCCGGTGTACGGTACTGTGTCCAGGTTGATCCGTCGAATTTCAAAGCCCCATTACCAGATGTGAACCATTGGACTCCGTTTTTGTCAACGGCGAAAATATTAGATCTTGGGAGGTCTGTAAAGGTTGTCCAGGTTTTTCCATCGAAACGAATCCACTCGCCGCTCTGAGTCCCGAACCATTTCGAATCATTCGGATCGATGGATACAGATGTAAACCATGTAGAAGGCTAGTATACATGATAGGTTCCATCCACACGGTTCCATTCTACAATTCCGGTTCTTGTCGTCCACCAGAGCGTATCTCCTTCTCGCGCCAAGGCGTTGATGTCATTTACATTGGAATAGACGTGCCATTCATCGGCAGCGGCGGGAAGAGAGAAACAGAGCAGCAAGACGAACGTGGTGCAAAAAGGTTTCATGGCGTACTCCTTTCAAATTACGTTTAAGAGATGCTGAAACAAGTTCAGCATGACCAGTTCTGAAAAGGTTTCACAGCGCTTGTCACCCCGAACTTGTTTCGGGGTCTAAGATATGAGGAGAACAGCTTATTTACCAGGATTTAAATGCGTGATGAATACTGTAATATTTAATTGCAATAGACGTGCCAATAGTTCTATTTTACTGTTAATGAATAACTTACCATTATCATAATATTAACCCTTTTCCGGAAATCTGTCCGTTATCGGACAGCAAC
This Candidatus Latescibacter sp. DNA region includes the following protein-coding sequences:
- a CDS encoding two-component regulator propeller domain-containing protein, encoding MKFDGSTWTQYRTPEGFVNCATSGVVVDRNNIVWYGTNGAGLWSYNGTKWTIYRDVKSEFSSDYFRVLASDYVNALALDEKGTLWVSSARSLNSFDGTVWKTYPLGKDIPPLSLTGLTIDPREVKWFGSDRGLISFDGAAWKLYDRSNSGIPGDVMDGYTTVRTVLADEKGVIWLSTGAQGEYTDKNGLTSFDGTTWKTITLPGIGGNVVNSVVVDKNNVKWFATSNENSLSSFDGTSWKKYPEGPITQAGNSIMVDSQNRSWFCTNTGVSCLDGALWKNYTTADGLPGGAVYAAAEDDDGILWFGTDQGACSFDGLRWTSYNEVIKSMGGNPINSLAVDQGNVKWFGSNGYGVLSFDGKTWRHFTSSDGLSGDHVRTIAVDKNNIVWLGTGTVVNSDRGLSCFDGRVWKAWSYTPGVMPVWSAVTGIAVDRDNVKWIVDETDSAVYSFDGISWKTYNSQWSGNGGYLSIAIDNDGVKWLGSKNIGAVSFRESEETPTIVSSGNVPPKAAAITGIYPNPFNPSTTIEFILPSPGNVTLDVYDIMGRIVRRLLSMQVSAGKCTVLWDGRDDSGRSVSSGVYISLLTMGNQSIMKKMLLMK